The following are encoded together in the Cervus elaphus chromosome 23, mCerEla1.1, whole genome shotgun sequence genome:
- the KIN gene encoding DNA/RNA-binding protein KIN17 — MGKSDFLTPKAIANRIKSKGLQKLRWYCQMCQKQCRDENGFKCHCMSESHQRQLLLASENPQQFMDYFSEEFRNDFLELLRRRFGTKRVHNNIVYNEYISHREHIHMNATQWETLTDFTKWLGREGLCKVDETPKGWYIQYIDRDPETIRRQLELEKKKKQDLDDEEKTAKFIQEQVRRGLEGKEQEVPVFTELSRENDEEKVTFNLNKGACSSGAASSKSSSLGPSALNAIGTTASVKRKESSQSSAPSKEKKKKKSALDEIMEIEEEKKRTARTDYWLQPEIIVKIITKKLGEKYHKKKGIVKEVIDKYTAVVKMIDSGDKLKLDQTHLETVIPAPGKRILVLNGGYRGNEGTLESINEKTFSATIVIETGPLKGRRVEGIQYEDISKLA; from the exons ATGGGGAAGTCAGATTTTCTCACCCCGAAGGCTATCGCCAACAGGATCAAGTCCAAGGGGCTTCAGAAGTTGCGCTGGTATTGCCAGATGTGCCAGAAGCAGTGCCGGGACGAG AATGGCTTTAAGTGTCATTGTATGTCTGAATCTCATCAGAGACAGCTGTTGCTGGCTTCAGAAAATCCTCAGCAATTTATGGATTATTTTTCAGA GGAATTCCGAAATGACTTCCTAGAACTTCTCAGGAGACGCTTTG GCACCAAGAGGGTTCACAACAACATTGTTTACAACGAGTACATCAGCCACCGGGAGCACATCCACATGAATGCCACGCAGTGGGAGACACTGACGGATTTTACCAAGTGGCTGGGCAGAGAGG GTTTGTGCAAAGTGGATGAGACACCAAAAGGCTGGTATATTCAGTATATAGATAGGGACCCTGAAACAATCCGCCGGCAGCTGGAactagagaaaaagaagaagcaggACCTCGATGATGAAGAAAAAACTGCCAAATTTATTCAAGAACAAGTGAGAAGAGGTCTGGAAGGGAAAGAGCAG gaagtccCTGTTTTTACAGAATTAAGCAGAGAAAATGACGAAGAAAAAG TTACGTTTAATCTGAATAAAGGAGCCTGTAGTTCAGGAGCAGCATCTTCCAAATCAAG TTCTTTGGGACCAAGTGCCCTGAACGCGATTGGGACCACGGCATCAGTGAAGCGGAAGGAGTCCTCCCAGAGCTCGGCTCCGtcaaaagagaagaagaagaagaagtctGCCCTCGATGAAATCATGGAG AttgaagaggagaagaaaagaactgCACGGACAGATTACTGGCTGCAGCCT gaaATCATAGTGAAAATTATAACCAAAAAACTTGGAGAGAAGTATCATAAGAAGAAGGGTATCGTAAAG GAAGTAATTGACAAATACACAGCTGTCGTAAAGATGATTGACTCTGGAGACAAGCTGAAACTTGACCAGACTCATTTAGAGACAGTCATTCCAGCACCAG GAAAAAGAATCCTTGTTTTAAATGGAGGCTACAGAGGAAATGAAGGCACCCTAGAATCCATCAATGAGAAGACTTTTTCTGCTACTATAGTCATTGAAACT
- the ATP5F1C gene encoding ATP synthase subunit gamma, mitochondrial isoform X3 — protein MFSRAGVAGLSAWTVQPQWIQVRNMATLKDITRRLKSIKNIQKITKSMKMVAAAKYARAERELKPARVYGVGSLALYEKADIKTPEDKKKHLIIGVSSDRGLCGAIHSSVAKQIKSEAANLAAAGKEVKIIGVGDKIRSILHRTHSDQFLVTFKEVGRRPPTFADASVIALELLNSGYEFDEGSIIFNRFRSVISYKTEEKPIFSLDTISSAESMSIYDDIDADVLRNYQEYSLANIIYYSLKESTTSEQSARMTAMDNASKNASEMIDKLTLTFNRTRQAVITKELIEIISGAAAL, from the exons ATGTTCTCTCGGGCGGGCGTCGCTGGCCTCTCGGCCTGGACTGTGCAGCCACAATG GATCCAAGTTCGAAACATGGCAACTTTGAAAGATA TTACCAGGCGACTAAAATCAATCAAAAACATCCAGAAGATTACCAAGTCTATGAAAATGGTAGCAGCAGCGAAATATGCCCGAGCTGAGAGGGAGCTGAAACCAGCCCGAGTGTATGGAGTGGGGTCCTTGG ctctttatGAAAAGGCTGATATTAAGACTCCTGAAGACAAGAAGAAGCACCTCATTATCGGTGTGTCCTCAGACCGAGGGCTCTGTGGTGCTATTCACTCCTCGGTTGCTAAACAGATAAAAAGTGAGGCGGCCAACCTTGCAGCAGCTGGGAAAGAAGTTAAGATTATTGGAGTTGGTGATAAAATCAGGAGTATACTTCACAG GACTCATTCTGACCAGTTTCTGGTGACATTCAAAGAAGTGGGGAGGAGACCCCCTACCTTTGCGGATGCATCGGTCATTGCCCTTGAGCTGTTAAATTCTGGATATGAGTTTGATGAAGGGTCTATCATCTTTAACCgattcag GTCTGTCATCTCCTACAAGACAGAAGAAAAGCCCATCTTTTCCCTTGACACCATTTCAAGTGCTG AGAGCATGAGTATCTACGATGACATTGATGCTGATGTGCTGCGGAATTACCAGGAATACAGCCTGGCCAACATCATCTACTACTCCCTGAAGGAGTCCACCACCAGCGAGCAGAGCGCCAGGATGACGGCCATGGACAACGCCAGCAAGAACGCGT CCGAAATGATTGACAAATTGACTTTGACATTCAATCGCACCCGCCAAGCTGTCATCACCAAGGAGCTGATAGAAATCATCTCTGGTGCTGCGGCTCTGTAA
- the ATP5F1C gene encoding ATP synthase subunit gamma, mitochondrial isoform X2 codes for MFSRAGVAGLSAWTVQPQWIQVRNMATLKDITRRLKSIKNIQKITKSMKMVAAAKYARAERELKPARVYGVGSLALYEKADIKTPEDKKKHLIIGVSSDRGLCGAIHSSVAKQIKSEAANLAAAGKEVKIIGVGDKIRSILHRTHSDQFLVTFKEVGRRPPTFADASVIALELLNSGYEFDEGSIIFNRFRSVISYKTEEKPIFSLDTISSAESMSIYDDIDADVLRNYQEYSLANIIYYSLKESTTSEQSARMTAMDNASKNASEMIDKLTLTFNRTRQAVITKELIEIISGAAAL; via the exons ATGTTCTCTCGGGCGGGCGTCGCTGGCCTCTCGGCCTGGACTGTGCAGCCACAATG GATCCAAGTTCGAAACATGGCAACTTTGAAAGATA TTACCAGGCGACTAAAATCAATCAAAAACATCCAGAAGATTACCAAGTCTATGAAAATGGTAGCAGCAGCGAAATATGCCCGAGCTGAGAGGGAGCTGAAACCAGCCCGAGTGTATGGAGTGGGGTCCTTGG ctctttatGAAAAGGCTGATATTAAGACTCCTGAAGACAAGAAGAAGCACCTCATTATCGGTGTGTCCTCAGACCGAGGGCTCTGTGGTGCTATTCACTCCTCGGTTGCTAAACAGATAAAAAGTGAGGCGGCCAACCTTGCAGCAGCTGGGAAAGAAGTTAAGATTATTGGAGTTGGTGATAAAATCAGGAGTATACTTCACAG GACTCATTCTGACCAGTTTCTGGTGACATTCAAAGAAGTGGGGAGGAGACCCCCTACCTTTGCGGATGCATCGGTCATTGCCCTTGAGCTGTTAAATTCTGGATATGAGTTTGATGAAGGGTCTATCATCTTTAACCgattcag GTCTGTCATCTCCTACAAGACAGAAGAAAAGCCCATCTTTTCCCTTGACACCATTTCAAGTGCTG AGAGCATGAGTATCTACGATGACATTGATGCTGATGTGCTGCGGAATTACCAGGAATACAGCCTGGCCAACATCATCTACTACTCCCTGAAGGAGTCCACCACCAGCGAGCAGAGCGCCAGGATGACGGCCATGGACAACGCCAGCAAGAACGCGT CCGAAATGATTGACAAATTGACTTTGACATTCAATCGCACCCGCCAAGCTGTCATCACCAAGGAGCTGATAGAAATCATCTCTGGTGCTGCGGCTCT gtaa
- the ATP5F1C gene encoding ATP synthase subunit gamma, mitochondrial isoform X1, translated as MFSRAGVAGLSAWTVQPQWIQVRNMATLKDITRRLKSIKNIQKITKSMKMVAAAKYARAERELKPARVYGVGSLALYEKADIKTPEDKKKHLIIGVSSDRGLCGAIHSSVAKQIKSEAANLAAAGKEVKIIGVGDKIRSILHRTHSDQFLVTFKEVGRRPPTFADASVIALELLNSGYEFDEGSIIFNRFRSVISYKTEEKPIFSLDTISSAESMSIYDDIDADVLRNYQEYSLANIIYYSLKESTTSEQSARMTAMDNASKNASEMIDKLTLTFNRTRQAVITKELIEIISGAAALD; from the exons ATGTTCTCTCGGGCGGGCGTCGCTGGCCTCTCGGCCTGGACTGTGCAGCCACAATG GATCCAAGTTCGAAACATGGCAACTTTGAAAGATA TTACCAGGCGACTAAAATCAATCAAAAACATCCAGAAGATTACCAAGTCTATGAAAATGGTAGCAGCAGCGAAATATGCCCGAGCTGAGAGGGAGCTGAAACCAGCCCGAGTGTATGGAGTGGGGTCCTTGG ctctttatGAAAAGGCTGATATTAAGACTCCTGAAGACAAGAAGAAGCACCTCATTATCGGTGTGTCCTCAGACCGAGGGCTCTGTGGTGCTATTCACTCCTCGGTTGCTAAACAGATAAAAAGTGAGGCGGCCAACCTTGCAGCAGCTGGGAAAGAAGTTAAGATTATTGGAGTTGGTGATAAAATCAGGAGTATACTTCACAG GACTCATTCTGACCAGTTTCTGGTGACATTCAAAGAAGTGGGGAGGAGACCCCCTACCTTTGCGGATGCATCGGTCATTGCCCTTGAGCTGTTAAATTCTGGATATGAGTTTGATGAAGGGTCTATCATCTTTAACCgattcag GTCTGTCATCTCCTACAAGACAGAAGAAAAGCCCATCTTTTCCCTTGACACCATTTCAAGTGCTG AGAGCATGAGTATCTACGATGACATTGATGCTGATGTGCTGCGGAATTACCAGGAATACAGCCTGGCCAACATCATCTACTACTCCCTGAAGGAGTCCACCACCAGCGAGCAGAGCGCCAGGATGACGGCCATGGACAACGCCAGCAAGAACGCGT CCGAAATGATTGACAAATTGACTTTGACATTCAATCGCACCCGCCAAGCTGTCATCACCAAGGAGCTGATAGAAATCATCTCTGGTGCTGCGGCTCT GGACTAA